Proteins from a single region of Bogoriella caseilytica:
- a CDS encoding GNAT family N-acetyltransferase gives MPEFRAVDVETELARDVLAEYFTSRELGFTGGLYQVTWPTSATFTPPDGVFLVAEHDDVVAGCGGVRRVEPSSTGETRFEVKHLWVREEARGRGVGAALLQELEVRARALGAHEMVLDTNRSLTAAARLYAAAGYQPTEPYNDNPNATDWFAKRLPGA, from the coding sequence GTGCCAGAGTTTCGAGCCGTCGACGTGGAGACCGAGCTGGCGCGCGACGTGCTCGCCGAGTACTTCACCAGCCGGGAACTGGGTTTCACCGGCGGCCTCTATCAGGTGACCTGGCCGACGTCCGCCACCTTCACGCCACCTGACGGCGTCTTCCTGGTCGCCGAGCACGACGATGTGGTCGCGGGCTGTGGTGGCGTGCGGCGGGTGGAACCATCGAGCACCGGTGAGACCCGCTTCGAGGTCAAGCACCTCTGGGTGCGCGAGGAGGCCCGCGGTCGCGGCGTCGGTGCTGCACTGCTGCAGGAACTGGAGGTTCGCGCACGAGCGCTCGGGGCCCACGAGATGGTGCTGGACACCAACCGTTCACTGACCGCCGCAGCCCGCCTCTACGCGGCGGCCGGGTATCAGCCGACCGAGCCCTACAACGACAACCCGAACGCCACCGACTGGTTCGCCAAGCGGCTGCCGGGTGCGTGA
- a CDS encoding ATP-binding cassette domain-containing protein produces the protein MPAPAIQARGLVKTFGETRAVDGVDLTIARGGVYGVLGPNGAGKTTVIRMLATLLRPDAGEAQVLGHDVVAEPQAVREKIALTGQFASLDEDLTGIENMVLIGRLQGYGKTAARERGMQLMEAFGLADAATRQLKKYSGGMRRRLDIAGSLIVTPELMFLDEPTTGIDPRSRNQVWDIIRTLVDAGTTVLLTTQYLEEADQLADRLAVIDHGQVIAEGTPGQLKAQVGTGALTVRVIEAERREEAAAVLARVLDAEIVRESDPTALSARLGPEMRAASALTALEESGIGVENFALGQPSLDEVFLALTGHRAEDKEPEQDTTDGQGERPSAAAEPVSAATQALSEDGDQR, from the coding sequence GTGCCCGCACCCGCGATCCAGGCTCGCGGCCTGGTCAAGACCTTCGGTGAGACCCGCGCCGTGGACGGCGTCGACCTCACCATCGCCCGAGGGGGCGTCTACGGCGTCCTCGGTCCCAACGGCGCCGGAAAGACCACGGTGATCCGCATGCTCGCCACCCTGCTGCGGCCGGACGCCGGCGAGGCGCAGGTCCTGGGTCACGACGTCGTGGCCGAGCCGCAGGCCGTGCGGGAGAAGATCGCCCTGACCGGCCAGTTCGCCTCTCTGGACGAAGACCTCACCGGCATCGAGAACATGGTGCTGATCGGCCGGCTCCAGGGCTACGGGAAAACGGCGGCCCGTGAGCGTGGCATGCAGCTCATGGAGGCTTTCGGCCTGGCCGATGCGGCCACGCGCCAGCTCAAGAAGTACTCCGGCGGTATGCGTCGGCGCCTGGATATTGCCGGCTCGCTCATCGTGACCCCGGAACTGATGTTCCTGGACGAACCGACCACGGGGATCGACCCGCGCAGCCGCAACCAGGTCTGGGACATCATCCGAACCCTCGTAGACGCCGGAACCACCGTGCTGCTGACCACCCAGTACCTTGAGGAGGCCGATCAGCTCGCTGATCGTCTCGCGGTGATCGACCACGGCCAGGTCATTGCCGAGGGCACCCCGGGGCAGCTCAAGGCGCAGGTCGGCACCGGCGCGCTGACTGTGCGGGTGATCGAGGCGGAGCGGCGTGAAGAGGCGGCTGCAGTGCTCGCCCGGGTGCTGGACGCCGAGATCGTCCGCGAGTCCGACCCCACAGCGCTCTCTGCCCGCCTCGGGCCCGAGATGCGCGCCGCGAGTGCGCTGACCGCCCTGGAGGAGTCCGGGATCGGCGTGGAGAACTTCGCCCTGGGTCAGCCCAGCCTGGACGAGGTCTTCTTGGCCCTGACCGGGCACCGGGCGGAGGACAAGGAGCCCGAGCAGGACACCACTGATGGCCAGGGCGAGCGCCCCTCGGCTGCGGCCGAGCCGGTCTCGGCCGCCACGCAGGCCCTGAGCGAGGACGGAGACCAGCGATGA
- the rnc gene encoding ribonuclease III — MSARRQVDQAARTDVETLLQALGTTIDPELLVLALTHRSFAHEAGGIPTNERLEFLGDSILGLIVTEHLYRVHADVPEGDLARMRAAIVSQKALSTVATSIGLGEYILLGRGELATGGRRKPSILSDTVEALIGATYLCHGLEPTRAMVTRLVTPLMESAADLGAGLDWKTSLQEAAAAQGKGAPVYEVTGEGPDHARFFTAVVLLDGEAYGTGTGSSKKVAEQEAAQNSYALLVPDPGAPQVGGAGTTTAAPS; from the coding sequence GTGAGCGCTCGCCGCCAGGTCGACCAGGCTGCGCGCACCGATGTGGAAACCCTGCTGCAGGCGTTGGGCACCACGATCGACCCGGAGTTGTTGGTGCTCGCTCTGACGCACCGCTCCTTCGCGCATGAGGCCGGAGGCATCCCCACCAATGAGCGCCTGGAGTTTCTCGGTGACTCGATCCTCGGGCTGATCGTCACCGAGCATCTCTACCGGGTGCACGCGGATGTCCCCGAGGGTGACCTCGCGCGGATGCGCGCCGCGATCGTCTCGCAGAAGGCGCTGTCGACCGTAGCCACGAGCATCGGACTGGGGGAGTACATCCTGCTGGGGCGCGGCGAGCTCGCCACCGGGGGACGGAGAAAGCCCTCGATCCTCTCCGACACCGTGGAGGCACTCATCGGCGCCACCTATCTGTGCCACGGGCTCGAACCCACCCGCGCGATGGTGACGCGGCTGGTCACCCCGCTCATGGAGAGCGCCGCCGATCTGGGCGCGGGGCTCGACTGGAAGACGTCCCTGCAGGAAGCTGCTGCGGCCCAGGGCAAGGGCGCCCCCGTGTACGAGGTCACCGGCGAGGGGCCCGATCACGCACGTTTCTTCACCGCCGTGGTGCTCCTCGACGGCGAAGCCTACGGTACGGGCACCGGCAGTTCGAAGAAGGTCGCCGAGCAGGAGGCCGCGCAGAACTCCTACGCGCTGCTCGTTCCCGATCCGGGCGCCCCCCAGGTGGGTGGCGCCGGCACCACCACCGCTGCCCCGAGCTGA
- a CDS encoding Rne/Rng family ribonuclease: MTDQNNENSSAERATPALDVFAAFSAADSPAPPAMDEAEQTETATEGPRLPAAALLFQAPEPAAPRARRAPEPDEDEDDDEYDDSASDDDSDENDEDSSDDSDDSDDDGDQRSSGGRRRRRRGGRGRRNRGGQGGDGQNDNDRGSDADEPDGERGSDQKDQRKNASGRQDSAGKQGQSKTGSKKGSGSGGDGEERKQSGQSKKSGQQDAKQAKQDGAAGQQDTSGGKDEQNDDESGDEASSSSRRRRRRRSRGGGEEDTSRETPTALKGSTRLEAKRQRRREGREAGRRRPSISESEHLARREAVNRTMLVREQDGLNQIAVLEDNILVEHYVARHTQTSMVGNVYLGRVQNVLPSMEAAFVDVGKGRNAVLYAGEVNWDAAGLQGKPRRIEDALRSGDTVLVQVTKDPIGHKGARLTSQITLAGRHLVLVPSGGMTGISRKLPDNERARLKKLLKEIVPEGSGVIVRTAAEGATEEQLRQDVERLTQQWASIQEKSKNGKGAPLLLKGEPELAVRVVRDVFNEDFESLVVSGDKAWKTISGYVTDLSPDLADRMTHWTEDRDLFAAHRVDEQLAKAMSPKVWLPSGGSLIIERTEAMTVIDVNTGKFTGSGGTLEETVTKNNLEAAEEIVRQLRLRDIGGIIVIDFIDMVLETNRDLVLRRMLECLGRDRTRHQVAEVTSLGLVQMTRKRVGQGLVEAFSSTCEHCEGKGFIVHDEPVEHSAPEAESGGGSKSRRKRGKGSGKDSARHESKGPSADAEDPQDVAAREQVKATLATIAAAAANAHQDDAKAEKDVTAEKDAKVSNDVAAEKDDTSAAPRESQDATTEESDATAASGRKGAGRKSGSGRRTGAAKKAASAPAGAPPSTEPARQSEPARQSEPAQLSEPAPASEPQAGQPPHQDAGAEPAPAASKKSRPRRARATTTTVPEVTPPIEQPAPAVQPEAASAPPSQQEPTELKPTQQEPATQARRPRRRAVSRGVGAPGGDSSGIMTVPANDSDS, encoded by the coding sequence ATGACTGACCAGAACAACGAGAACAGCTCGGCGGAACGCGCGACGCCGGCTCTCGACGTCTTCGCAGCGTTCAGTGCGGCGGACTCCCCGGCGCCCCCAGCAATGGATGAGGCCGAGCAGACCGAGACCGCCACGGAAGGGCCTCGCCTGCCTGCTGCTGCCTTGCTGTTCCAGGCGCCCGAGCCTGCTGCGCCCCGTGCGCGACGGGCACCGGAGCCCGATGAGGACGAGGACGACGACGAGTACGACGACTCCGCATCGGACGACGACTCCGATGAGAACGACGAGGACAGCTCCGACGACTCCGACGATTCCGACGACGATGGCGACCAGCGCTCGTCGGGGGGCAGGCGCCGACGCCGGCGCGGTGGCCGGGGGCGCCGCAACCGCGGCGGTCAGGGCGGTGACGGCCAGAACGACAACGACCGTGGCAGCGATGCCGATGAGCCGGACGGCGAGCGCGGATCCGATCAGAAGGACCAGCGAAAGAACGCTAGCGGCCGGCAGGACTCCGCCGGCAAGCAGGGCCAGTCCAAGACGGGCAGCAAGAAAGGCTCCGGTTCGGGCGGCGACGGCGAGGAGCGGAAGCAGTCCGGGCAGTCCAAGAAGTCAGGTCAGCAAGACGCCAAGCAGGCGAAGCAGGACGGCGCCGCCGGCCAGCAGGACACCTCAGGCGGCAAGGACGAGCAGAACGACGACGAGTCGGGTGACGAGGCCTCGAGTTCCTCGCGCCGTCGCCGTCGCCGCCGTTCACGTGGCGGAGGCGAGGAGGACACCTCCCGCGAGACTCCCACCGCGCTCAAGGGCTCGACACGGCTCGAGGCCAAGCGCCAGCGCCGGCGCGAAGGCCGCGAGGCAGGTCGCCGCCGTCCCAGCATCAGTGAGTCCGAGCACCTCGCCCGGCGCGAGGCCGTCAACCGCACGATGCTCGTGCGCGAGCAGGACGGCCTCAACCAGATCGCCGTCCTCGAGGACAACATCCTCGTCGAGCACTACGTGGCCCGGCACACCCAGACCTCGATGGTGGGCAACGTCTACCTCGGCCGGGTCCAGAACGTGCTGCCGTCCATGGAGGCCGCCTTCGTCGATGTGGGCAAGGGCCGCAACGCGGTGCTCTACGCCGGTGAGGTCAACTGGGATGCCGCCGGTCTGCAGGGCAAGCCGCGTCGCATCGAGGACGCGTTGCGTTCCGGTGACACCGTCCTGGTCCAGGTCACCAAGGACCCGATCGGACACAAGGGCGCCCGCCTGACCTCGCAGATCACACTGGCCGGCCGGCACCTGGTGCTGGTGCCCTCCGGTGGGATGACCGGTATCTCCCGCAAGCTCCCAGACAACGAGCGCGCACGGCTGAAGAAGCTGCTCAAGGAAATCGTCCCGGAGGGCTCCGGCGTCATCGTGCGGACCGCCGCGGAAGGCGCCACCGAGGAGCAGCTGCGCCAGGACGTGGAGCGACTCACCCAACAGTGGGCCTCGATCCAGGAGAAGTCCAAGAACGGTAAGGGCGCGCCGCTCCTGCTCAAGGGCGAACCCGAACTCGCCGTGCGAGTGGTGCGCGACGTCTTCAACGAGGACTTCGAGTCACTGGTGGTCTCGGGTGACAAGGCCTGGAAGACCATCTCCGGCTACGTCACCGACCTCTCGCCGGATCTCGCAGACCGGATGACCCACTGGACCGAGGACCGCGACCTGTTCGCCGCCCATCGCGTGGACGAGCAACTCGCCAAGGCCATGAGCCCGAAGGTCTGGTTGCCCTCCGGCGGCTCGCTCATCATCGAGCGAACCGAGGCGATGACGGTGATCGATGTCAATACCGGAAAGTTCACCGGTTCGGGCGGCACCCTCGAAGAGACCGTCACGAAGAACAACCTCGAGGCTGCTGAGGAGATCGTCCGACAGCTGCGCCTGCGCGACATCGGCGGCATCATCGTCATCGACTTCATCGACATGGTCCTGGAGACCAACCGCGATCTGGTGCTGCGCCGGATGTTGGAGTGCCTCGGCCGGGATCGCACTCGCCACCAGGTGGCCGAGGTGACCTCCCTGGGCCTGGTGCAGATGACCCGCAAGCGCGTGGGGCAAGGGCTCGTCGAGGCCTTCTCCAGCACCTGTGAGCACTGCGAGGGCAAGGGCTTCATCGTGCACGACGAGCCGGTGGAACACAGCGCCCCGGAGGCCGAGAGTGGAGGCGGTTCCAAGTCGCGACGTAAGCGCGGCAAGGGGTCCGGCAAGGACTCCGCCCGCCACGAGTCCAAGGGGCCGTCCGCAGACGCCGAGGACCCGCAGGACGTCGCCGCTCGGGAACAGGTCAAGGCCACCCTGGCCACCATCGCCGCCGCAGCGGCGAATGCGCACCAGGACGACGCCAAGGCCGAGAAGGACGTCACGGCCGAGAAGGACGCCAAGGTGTCGAACGACGTCGCCGCCGAGAAGGACGACACGTCCGCGGCGCCGCGCGAGAGCCAGGACGCCACCACCGAGGAGTCCGACGCGACCGCGGCCTCGGGGCGGAAGGGGGCGGGCAGGAAGTCCGGCTCCGGGCGACGCACGGGAGCAGCGAAGAAGGCGGCTTCCGCCCCGGCGGGCGCGCCGCCGAGTACCGAGCCTGCCCGCCAGAGCGAGCCTGCCCGCCAGAGCGAGCCTGCCCAGCTGAGCGAGCCTGCCCCGGCCAGCGAGCCCCAGGCGGGCCAGCCTCCGCACCAGGACGCCGGGGCGGAGCCCGCGCCGGCAGCTTCGAAGAAGTCCCGCCCCCGTCGTGCGCGTGCCACGACCACCACCGTGCCCGAGGTCACCCCGCCGATCGAGCAGCCTGCACCCGCGGTGCAGCCCGAGGCCGCGTCAGCTCCGCCGTCCCAGCAAGAGCCCACCGAGCTGAAGCCCACCCAGCAGGAGCCGGCCACGCAGGCGCGTCGTCCTCGGCGCCGGGCGGTCTCGCGTGGCGTCGGTGCACCGGGCGGTGACTCGTCCGGCATCATGACTGTTCCGGCAAACGACTCCGACAGCTGA
- a CDS encoding aminoglycoside phosphotransferase family protein codes for MTVAGSGTRITWDDLPVRVRQTVQDVLGDAVVSAVSQPGGFSVGTADRVLTDTGRRAFVKAVAPHLNEHTPAMHRREIEIAGVLPSHLPAPRLLGSYDDGTWVVAILEDVDGRHPQVPWSDFELDAVLSAVRELGAVRAAELESAGVTLRSLADDLAHEFTGWSRVAADPPPKLDPWAAARLDLLTGLAATGLQGARGDALVHGDLRADNILLTEQGPVLVDWPWTVRGGPWIDTLTVLLDAVVSSPSPQSALTDAEARLARWLPDAAPGCASGEAVTGFLAGLAGMWADAARLPAPPGMAKLREFQRREGAAALAWLRLRLRS; via the coding sequence ATGACGGTGGCAGGCAGCGGAACGCGGATCACCTGGGACGACCTGCCGGTCCGGGTGCGCCAGACGGTTCAGGACGTCCTGGGTGACGCCGTGGTCTCTGCCGTCTCGCAGCCCGGAGGTTTCTCCGTGGGCACCGCGGACCGCGTGCTGACCGACACCGGCCGACGTGCCTTCGTCAAAGCCGTGGCACCGCATCTGAACGAGCACACCCCGGCTATGCATCGCCGGGAGATCGAGATTGCCGGAGTGCTGCCGTCGCACCTGCCTGCTCCTCGTCTTCTCGGCTCCTATGACGACGGCACTTGGGTGGTGGCCATTCTCGAGGACGTCGACGGCCGGCATCCCCAGGTGCCCTGGTCCGACTTCGAACTCGACGCGGTCCTCAGCGCCGTGCGTGAGCTCGGCGCGGTTCGTGCGGCGGAGCTGGAGTCGGCCGGGGTCACACTCCGTTCGCTCGCCGATGACCTCGCCCACGAGTTCACCGGATGGAGCCGCGTGGCCGCTGATCCTCCACCGAAACTCGACCCGTGGGCCGCTGCGCGGCTTGATCTCTTGACCGGCCTGGCCGCCACGGGCCTTCAGGGGGCGCGCGGGGATGCGCTCGTCCATGGCGACCTCCGTGCGGACAACATCCTGCTCACCGAGCAGGGGCCGGTGCTGGTGGACTGGCCATGGACGGTGCGCGGTGGCCCGTGGATCGACACCCTGACTGTGCTGCTCGACGCCGTGGTCTCCTCACCGTCGCCGCAGTCGGCCCTGACCGACGCCGAAGCCCGCCTGGCCCGGTGGCTGCCCGACGCCGCGCCTGGCTGCGCGTCTGGTGAGGCCGTCACGGGTTTCCTCGCCGGACTGGCCGGGATGTGGGCCGACGCTGCTCGCCTGCCCGCTCCCCCGGGCATGGCCAAGCTCCGGGAGTTCCAGCGTCGCGAAGGAGCCGCGGCGCTGGCATGGCTGCGGCTCCGGCTGCGTTCCTGA
- the rplU gene encoding 50S ribosomal protein L21, with product MSSNVVYAIVKAGGRQEKVSVGDILVVDRLDGKPGETVELQPVMLVDGEKVTTGGDVKATVTAEIVRAEKGPKINIMKFKNKTGYRRRQGYRSSLTRLKVTGIN from the coding sequence ATGAGCAGCAACGTGGTGTACGCGATCGTGAAGGCCGGCGGCCGTCAGGAGAAGGTGTCCGTGGGCGACATCCTCGTCGTCGACCGTCTCGACGGGAAGCCTGGCGAGACCGTCGAGCTCCAGCCCGTGATGCTTGTTGACGGCGAGAAGGTGACCACCGGCGGCGATGTCAAGGCCACGGTCACTGCCGAGATCGTCCGGGCCGAGAAGGGCCCGAAGATCAACATCATGAAGTTCAAGAACAAGACCGGCTACCGCCGTCGTCAGGGCTACCGCTCCAGCCTGACCCGGCTCAAGGTCACCGGCATCAACTGA
- a CDS encoding SDR family oxidoreductase: protein MRIAIAGGHGKIARHLTRQLSSRGDAVVGIIRNPDHEQDLREDGAEPVVLDLERASIEEVAQVLRGVDAVVFAAGAGPGSGAERKDTVDRGAAVLLADAAEAAGVRRYLMVSSMGADAGGQGIEDKVFAAYQEAKKAADEDLMARDLEWTIVRPGGLSDDPGTGLVHIARHTGRGSIPREDVASVLRTVLDDPTTSGLVFEVISGQQLIATSLRALRD, encoded by the coding sequence ATGCGTATCGCAATTGCTGGCGGCCACGGAAAGATCGCCCGCCACCTCACCCGGCAGCTCTCTTCCCGCGGCGATGCCGTGGTGGGGATCATCCGCAACCCCGATCACGAACAGGATCTGCGCGAGGACGGCGCCGAACCAGTAGTCCTCGATCTGGAACGCGCCAGCATCGAGGAGGTCGCGCAGGTTCTGAGAGGCGTCGACGCTGTCGTCTTCGCAGCCGGCGCCGGGCCAGGCAGCGGGGCCGAGCGCAAGGATACGGTCGACCGCGGCGCAGCCGTTCTCCTCGCCGACGCGGCGGAAGCGGCAGGAGTCCGCCGCTACCTCATGGTCTCCTCCATGGGCGCCGACGCCGGTGGTCAAGGCATCGAGGACAAGGTGTTCGCTGCCTACCAGGAGGCCAAGAAGGCGGCCGACGAGGATCTCATGGCTCGTGACCTCGAGTGGACGATCGTGCGACCGGGCGGATTGTCCGACGACCCCGGGACCGGCCTGGTCCACATCGCGCGCCACACCGGCCGCGGAAGCATTCCGCGCGAGGACGTGGCCAGCGTGCTGCGCACCGTCCTGGATGACCCGACCACTTCCGGTCTGGTCTTCGAAGTGATCTCCGGTCAGCAGCTCATCGCCACGTCCCTGCGCGCGCTGCGGGATTAG
- a CDS encoding YceD family protein has product MDFNAPLVLSTYDLGRRAGAMRTEQLTVPAPSDLGTVVIAIPPGTDVELHLQFEAVMDGVFVTGSASGLATGECARCLDPLQLPVEVDIAELYLYEETKRSLSEAGDDEAEDQYMVTEEHIDLEPVLRDAVVTALPFRPLCRDDCPGLCPVCGIRMAEAESGHAHEQIDPRWKQLQQLLGEESSE; this is encoded by the coding sequence ATGGACTTCAACGCCCCGCTGGTGCTTTCCACCTACGACCTCGGCCGCCGCGCCGGTGCCATGCGCACCGAGCAGCTCACTGTGCCCGCACCATCGGATCTTGGCACGGTGGTGATCGCCATCCCGCCTGGTACCGACGTCGAACTCCACCTGCAGTTCGAAGCTGTCATGGACGGCGTGTTCGTGACCGGCAGCGCGAGTGGCCTGGCCACCGGCGAGTGCGCACGGTGCCTGGATCCACTACAGCTACCCGTCGAGGTCGACATCGCGGAGCTCTACCTCTACGAGGAGACCAAGCGTTCCCTCAGCGAGGCTGGCGATGACGAAGCCGAGGACCAGTACATGGTCACCGAGGAGCACATCGACCTCGAACCGGTGCTGCGCGACGCCGTTGTCACCGCCCTGCCCTTCCGGCCGCTCTGCCGGGACGACTGCCCCGGTCTGTGCCCGGTGTGTGGAATCCGCATGGCGGAGGCCGAGTCTGGGCACGCGCACGAACAGATCGACCCCCGCTGGAAGCAACTGCAGCAGCTGCTGGGCGAGGAGAGCTCCGAGTGA
- the rpmA gene encoding 50S ribosomal protein L27: MAHKKGASSSRNGRDSNAQRLGVKRFGGEEVKAGEIIVRQRGTKFHPGRNVGIGKDDTLFALEPGAVTFGQRRGRKVVEVLAEA, translated from the coding sequence ATGGCACACAAGAAGGGCGCCAGCTCCTCCCGGAACGGCCGCGACTCCAACGCCCAGCGCCTCGGTGTGAAGCGCTTCGGTGGCGAAGAGGTCAAGGCCGGCGAGATCATCGTGCGTCAGCGCGGAACCAAGTTCCACCCCGGCCGCAACGTCGGTATCGGCAAGGACGACACCCTCTTCGCTCTCGAGCCCGGCGCGGTCACCTTCGGCCAGCGCCGCGGCCGCAAGGTCGTCGAGGTGCTCGCCGAGGCCTGA
- a CDS encoding DUF4870 domain-containing protein: MTGQPYGEQPENDPTQQTGGTPPPNYGGQPGTPPPNYGQPGPPPPGYGAQPGGVAPLTPGEERGWSVGAHLGGVFLSFLVPLIVWLVFRERSRFLDHHGKEALNFQITLAIAYVVGFITAFILIGFLILLAAWVCAIIFSIMAAIAANRGEYYKYPLSIRLVK; the protein is encoded by the coding sequence ATGACCGGACAGCCATACGGCGAACAGCCCGAGAACGACCCCACCCAGCAGACGGGCGGCACGCCGCCCCCCAACTACGGCGGCCAGCCCGGAACGCCACCGCCCAATTACGGTCAGCCCGGCCCCCCGCCGCCCGGGTATGGCGCCCAGCCCGGCGGCGTCGCGCCACTGACCCCAGGCGAGGAGCGCGGCTGGTCGGTCGGCGCCCACCTCGGTGGCGTCTTCCTCAGCTTCCTGGTGCCCCTGATCGTGTGGCTGGTCTTCCGGGAGCGCAGCCGGTTCCTCGACCATCACGGCAAGGAGGCGCTGAACTTCCAGATCACCCTCGCCATCGCCTACGTGGTCGGCTTCATCACCGCGTTCATCCTGATCGGCTTCCTGATCCTGCTGGCCGCCTGGGTCTGCGCGATCATCTTCTCGATCATGGCGGCGATCGCCGCCAACCGCGGCGAGTACTACAAGTACCCGCTGAGCATCCGCCTCGTGAAGTGA
- the mutM gene encoding bifunctional DNA-formamidopyrimidine glycosylase/DNA-(apurinic or apyrimidinic site) lyase, whose product MPELPEVETVRAGLVRHVLHRPLAAADVLHPRAVRHQAGGASELHADLQGRAFRAAVRRGKFLWLELEEADRDAPVSPDHALLVHLGMSGQLLIQPPASPGTPHASTALPAAEQLARPVTSTTAHVRVRLRFVDGGQLWFVDQRTFGYVRSVPLVATDDHAPGGQGSELPLVPLPAAHIARDLLDPAIDVPAVIQSLRARRTEIKRAILDQALVSGIGNIYADEALWRAELHGTERTDLVPAGQLAALLEHARAVMSEALAAGGTSFDAMYVDVDGAGGYFERSLDAYGRAGQPCRRCGTAIRREQFMNRGSFSCPACQPPPHC is encoded by the coding sequence ATGCCGGAACTGCCCGAGGTCGAGACCGTCCGGGCCGGTCTGGTCCGGCATGTGCTCCACCGCCCGCTGGCCGCTGCGGACGTGCTGCACCCGCGCGCGGTGCGCCACCAGGCCGGGGGAGCCTCCGAACTCCACGCAGATCTCCAGGGCCGCGCCTTCCGTGCGGCGGTTCGTCGAGGCAAGTTCCTCTGGCTCGAGCTCGAGGAGGCAGACCGGGACGCTCCCGTCAGCCCCGATCATGCCTTGCTGGTCCACTTGGGGATGTCCGGCCAATTGCTCATCCAACCCCCCGCGTCACCCGGAACTCCACACGCCTCCACCGCGCTGCCCGCGGCCGAGCAGCTCGCCCGGCCCGTGACCAGCACCACCGCGCATGTGCGCGTGCGCCTGCGATTCGTCGACGGCGGTCAGCTCTGGTTCGTGGACCAGCGCACCTTCGGCTATGTCCGATCGGTCCCCTTGGTGGCCACCGATGACCACGCACCCGGCGGGCAGGGCAGTGAGCTGCCGCTGGTGCCGCTGCCGGCTGCGCACATCGCCCGGGACCTGCTCGACCCGGCCATCGACGTTCCTGCGGTGATCCAGAGCCTGCGTGCCCGGCGCACCGAGATCAAACGAGCCATCCTTGACCAGGCGCTGGTCTCAGGCATCGGCAACATCTACGCCGACGAGGCGCTCTGGCGGGCGGAACTCCATGGCACCGAGCGCACCGACCTCGTACCCGCAGGGCAGCTCGCAGCGCTGCTGGAGCACGCACGGGCGGTGATGTCCGAGGCGCTGGCTGCCGGCGGCACCAGTTTCGATGCCATGTACGTCGACGTCGACGGCGCCGGCGGGTACTTCGAGCGATCACTCGATGCCTACGGGCGGGCAGGTCAGCCCTGCCGCCGGTGCGGGACGGCGATCCGCCGGGAGCAGTTCATGAACCGGGGATCCTTCTCCTGTCCGGCGTGCCAGCCGCCGCCACATTGCTGA
- a CDS encoding ABC transporter permease: MTETSHAPEAIRGILVAAEDRPRPAGALSSSLTYAWRALLKIKHVPEQLFDVTVFPLMMTAMMTYIFGGAMGAMVSGDAGATGSEGVRAFVQFFIPGIFVQTLVMVTIYTGLTLNKDISKGIFDRFRSLPTWRPGQLVGALLGDQVRYVLAGVIILVVGFAIGFRPEGGVFGVLAGFALMLIFAFSLSWLWTLVSLLVRTEQAAMGISMFVMMPLTFASNIFVPPATMPDWLRTPVELNPVSVLVAEIRALMGGSFNAGDVLVVLIYCGVLVAVFAPLSMFVYNRKS; the protein is encoded by the coding sequence ATGACCGAGACCAGTCACGCACCGGAGGCGATCCGCGGGATCCTGGTGGCCGCGGAGGACCGCCCCCGGCCGGCAGGAGCGCTGAGTTCCTCGCTGACCTACGCCTGGCGGGCTCTGCTGAAGATCAAGCATGTGCCCGAGCAGCTCTTCGATGTCACCGTCTTCCCGCTCATGATGACCGCGATGATGACCTACATCTTCGGTGGCGCCATGGGTGCGATGGTCTCCGGGGACGCCGGCGCGACCGGGAGCGAGGGCGTGCGGGCCTTCGTCCAGTTCTTCATCCCCGGGATCTTCGTCCAGACCCTCGTCATGGTCACGATCTACACCGGTCTGACGCTGAACAAAGACATCTCCAAGGGGATCTTCGACCGCTTCCGGTCCCTGCCCACGTGGCGACCGGGCCAGCTGGTCGGTGCGCTGTTGGGCGACCAGGTGCGCTACGTGCTGGCTGGCGTGATCATCCTGGTGGTGGGCTTCGCTATCGGCTTCCGGCCCGAAGGCGGAGTCTTCGGGGTCCTGGCCGGCTTCGCGTTGATGCTGATCTTCGCGTTCTCACTGTCCTGGCTGTGGACGCTGGTCTCCCTGCTGGTGCGCACCGAGCAGGCGGCCATGGGCATCTCGATGTTCGTCATGATGCCGCTGACCTTCGCCTCGAACATCTTCGTGCCGCCGGCCACCATGCCCGACTGGCTCCGCACCCCGGTGGAGCTCAATCCGGTCTCGGTGCTGGTCGCGGAGATCCGGGCTCTGATGGGTGGCTCCTTCAACGCCGGCGACGTGCTGGTGGTGCTCATCTACTGCGGTGTGCTCGTGGCGGTCTTCGCGCCGCTGAGCATGTTCGTCTACAACCGGAAGAGCTAG